The Neodiprion fabricii isolate iyNeoFabr1 chromosome 4, iyNeoFabr1.1, whole genome shotgun sequence genome window below encodes:
- the LOC124179893 gene encoding elongation of very long chain fatty acids protein AAEL008004 isoform X2, with translation MASLIRKVVSNYNDILESNKDPMVDTWLLMGSPGPILGILALYLTFVLKVGPKIMANRPAYELKNLMILYNGAQVIFSLWLCSLTFQVDLLQLIIVEGCSHDEKVVNNPLQLALSTGAWWYFFAKITELLDTVFFVLRKKQNQVTFLHVYHHTITALFSWCYLKLLPGEQGIVIGFLNSLVHVVMYSYYLIAALGPAYRKYLWWKKYMTWMQLIQFGVMLCYLTYLLAIDCKLPKALTYFFATNVTIFIYLFSDFYRKSYTKKTA, from the exons ATGGCGAGCCTGATACGCAAGGTGGTCAGCAACTACAATGACATACTCGAATCGAATAAGG ATCCAATGGTAGACACGTGGCTTCTGATGGGGTCCCCGGGTCCGATCCTTGGCATCCTTGCCTTGTATCTGACCTTCGTTCTGAAGGTGGGCCCGAAGATCATGGCGAACCGGCCGGCGTACGAGCTTAAAAATCTCATGATCCTCTACAACGGTGCTCAAGTGATCTTCAGCCTGTGGCTGTGTTCCCTG ACGTTCCAAGTCGACCTGTTGCAGTTGATTATCGTTGAAGGATGCAGCCACGATGAAAAAGTGGTGAACAACCCGCTTCAGCTTGCG CTCTCGACTGGTGCCTGGTGGTACTTCTTTGCCAAGATCACCGAGCTCCTCGATACC GTCTTCTTCGTCCTCCGTAAGAAGCAGAACCAGGTGACCTTCCTCCACGTCTATCATCACACCATAACCGCGCTGTTCTCCTGGTGCTACCTGAAGCTGCTGCCGGGTGAGCAGGGCATAGTCATCGGTTTCCTCAACTCCTTGGTCCACGTTGTCATGTACTCCTACTACCTGATCGCGGCGCTGGGTCCAGCCTACCGGAAGTACCTCTGGTGGAAGAAGTACATGACCTGGATGCAGCTG ATTCAGTTCGGCGTGATGCTTTGCTACCTTACTTACCTCCTGGCGATAGACTGCAAGCTACCAAAGGCTCTGACTTACTTCTTTGCGACTAACGTCACGATATTCATTTACCTGTTCAGCGACTTTTACAGAAAATCTTACACGAAGAAGACGGCTTAG
- the LOC124179893 gene encoding elongation of very long chain fatty acids protein 7 isoform X1 encodes MISPSYHAPCSPTLLVLSITSQSRSSDLPVLNYQLSRSTSISTFLSDAWSLLGLNCSTYCNCCTRCSRRSVTFTATVDRHIDICFFRVAPHRPTTSSNPMVDTWLLMGSPGPILGILALYLTFVLKVGPKIMANRPAYELKNLMILYNGAQVIFSLWLCSLTFQVDLLQLIIVEGCSHDEKVVNNPLQLALSTGAWWYFFAKITELLDTVFFVLRKKQNQVTFLHVYHHTITALFSWCYLKLLPGEQGIVIGFLNSLVHVVMYSYYLIAALGPAYRKYLWWKKYMTWMQLIQFGVMLCYLTYLLAIDCKLPKALTYFFATNVTIFIYLFSDFYRKSYTKKTA; translated from the exons ATGATCAGTCCGTCTTATCACGCTCCTTGCTCTCCAACGTTACTCGTACTGTCGATTACAAGTCAGTCACGTAGTTCCGACCTGCCCGTTCTTAATTACCAATTATCGCGTTCCACCAGTATAAGCACATTCTTGTCCGACGCATGGAGTTTGCTTGGACTTAATTGTTCCACTTATTGCAATTGTTGCACACGGTGCAGTCGCCGCTCCGTCACCTTCACGGCTACCGTCGATCGTCATATCGACATATGTTTTTTTCGTGTCGCGCCACATCGGCCCACAACCAGCTCGA ATCCAATGGTAGACACGTGGCTTCTGATGGGGTCCCCGGGTCCGATCCTTGGCATCCTTGCCTTGTATCTGACCTTCGTTCTGAAGGTGGGCCCGAAGATCATGGCGAACCGGCCGGCGTACGAGCTTAAAAATCTCATGATCCTCTACAACGGTGCTCAAGTGATCTTCAGCCTGTGGCTGTGTTCCCTG ACGTTCCAAGTCGACCTGTTGCAGTTGATTATCGTTGAAGGATGCAGCCACGATGAAAAAGTGGTGAACAACCCGCTTCAGCTTGCG CTCTCGACTGGTGCCTGGTGGTACTTCTTTGCCAAGATCACCGAGCTCCTCGATACC GTCTTCTTCGTCCTCCGTAAGAAGCAGAACCAGGTGACCTTCCTCCACGTCTATCATCACACCATAACCGCGCTGTTCTCCTGGTGCTACCTGAAGCTGCTGCCGGGTGAGCAGGGCATAGTCATCGGTTTCCTCAACTCCTTGGTCCACGTTGTCATGTACTCCTACTACCTGATCGCGGCGCTGGGTCCAGCCTACCGGAAGTACCTCTGGTGGAAGAAGTACATGACCTGGATGCAGCTG ATTCAGTTCGGCGTGATGCTTTGCTACCTTACTTACCTCCTGGCGATAGACTGCAAGCTACCAAAGGCTCTGACTTACTTCTTTGCGACTAACGTCACGATATTCATTTACCTGTTCAGCGACTTTTACAGAAAATCTTACACGAAGAAGACGGCTTAG
- the LOC124179893 gene encoding uncharacterized protein LOC124179893 isoform X3, giving the protein MISPSYHAPCSPTLLVLSITSQSRSSDLPVLNYQLSRSTSISTFLSDAWSLLGLNCSTYCNCCTRCSRRSVTFTATVDRHIDICFFRVAPHRPTTSSNPMVDTWLLMGSPGPILGILALYLTFVLKVGPKIMANRPAYELKNLMILYNGAQVIFSLWLCSLTFQVDLLQLIIVEGCSHDEKVVNNPLQLALSTGAWWYFFAKITELLDTTITLPGKTPGLDQKSHPYRSAPTELCKTSSSSSVRSRTR; this is encoded by the exons ATGATCAGTCCGTCTTATCACGCTCCTTGCTCTCCAACGTTACTCGTACTGTCGATTACAAGTCAGTCACGTAGTTCCGACCTGCCCGTTCTTAATTACCAATTATCGCGTTCCACCAGTATAAGCACATTCTTGTCCGACGCATGGAGTTTGCTTGGACTTAATTGTTCCACTTATTGCAATTGTTGCACACGGTGCAGTCGCCGCTCCGTCACCTTCACGGCTACCGTCGATCGTCATATCGACATATGTTTTTTTCGTGTCGCGCCACATCGGCCCACAACCAGCTCGA ATCCAATGGTAGACACGTGGCTTCTGATGGGGTCCCCGGGTCCGATCCTTGGCATCCTTGCCTTGTATCTGACCTTCGTTCTGAAGGTGGGCCCGAAGATCATGGCGAACCGGCCGGCGTACGAGCTTAAAAATCTCATGATCCTCTACAACGGTGCTCAAGTGATCTTCAGCCTGTGGCTGTGTTCCCTG ACGTTCCAAGTCGACCTGTTGCAGTTGATTATCGTTGAAGGATGCAGCCACGATGAAAAAGTGGTGAACAACCCGCTTCAGCTTGCG CTCTCGACTGGTGCCTGGTGGTACTTCTTTGCCAAGATCACCGAGCTCCTCGATACC ACAATAACATTACCGGGAAAAACACCTGGCCTGGATCAAAAATCGCATCCGTACCGTTCTGCGCCAACTGAACTTTGCAAAAC GTCTTCTTCGTCCTCCGTAAGAAGCAGAACCAGGTGA
- the LOC124179897 gene encoding elongation of very long chain fatty acids protein 7-like isoform X2 has protein sequence MFCYIHFVLSLGPRLMKDRKPFNLDKVMQIYNVVQILVSAYLLYKALTLAWLWEYSYVCEPVDYSKTPKAIEIAATVWLYFIVKLIDLLDTVFFVLRKKQSQISFLHVYHHAGMVIGTWAGVKFLPGGHGTFLGVVNSFVHIIMYSHYLVTSMKTSKPWWKKHITQLQLIQFVIILFHFLQLMWVKDCGYPRWTALIFVPQNLFMIVLFGDFYYKTYVKKPAAKKYPEQNGVSKKKSIPNDKFN, from the exons ATGTTTTGCTATATTCATTTCGTGCTGTCCCTCGGACCGAGGTTGATGAAGGACAGGAAACCGTTCAACCTGGACAAAGTGATGCAAATATACAACGTCGTACAAATATTAGTGTCAGCATACCTGCTTTACAAG gCACTCACTCTTGCCTGGCTCTGGGAATACAGTTACGTCTGTGAACCCGTCGACTATTCGAAGACACCGAAAGCAATCGAG atcGCAGCGACTGTATGGCTCTACTTCATAGTGAAGTTAATAGACTTGTTGGACACTGTGTTTTTCGTCTTACGGAAAAAGCAGAGCCAAATATCGTTTCTTCACGTTTACCACCACGCCGGAATGGTGATAGGTACATGGGCTGGGGTCAAGTTCCTGCCAGGCGGACACGGAACCTTTTTAG GAGTGGTGAATTCCTTCGTGCACATAATAATGTACTCGCATTACCTCGTAACATCAATGAAGACCAGCAAGCCGTGGTGGAAAAAGCACATAACGCAACTGCAGCTGATACAGTTCGTCATTATACTGTTTCACTTCCTGCAGCTGATGTGGGTTAAGGACTGCGGATACCCAAGGTGGACGGCGTTAATTTTCGTACCGCAAAACCTATTCATGATCGTGCTATTCGGTGACTTTTACTACAAGACTTATGTGAAGAAACCGGCTGCCAAGAAATACCCGGAACAGAACGGCGTCTCGAAGAAAAAGAGCATTCCCAACGACAAGTTCAACTAG
- the LOC124179897 gene encoding elongation of very long chain fatty acids protein 1-like isoform X1 produces MAAIIRALLNGYHAFNVELADPRTQSWFLIGSPWPILGLMFCYIHFVLSLGPRLMKDRKPFNLDKVMQIYNVVQILVSAYLLYKALTLAWLWEYSYVCEPVDYSKTPKAIEIAATVWLYFIVKLIDLLDTVFFVLRKKQSQISFLHVYHHAGMVIGTWAGVKFLPGGHGTFLGVVNSFVHIIMYSHYLVTSMKTSKPWWKKHITQLQLIQFVIILFHFLQLMWVKDCGYPRWTALIFVPQNLFMIVLFGDFYYKTYVKKPAAKKYPEQNGVSKKKSIPNDKFN; encoded by the exons ATGGCAGCCATCATCAGAGCCTTATTGAACGGCTATCACGCGTTCAATGTTGAACTGGCAG ATCCAAGAACGCAGTCATGGTTTCTCATTGGGTCACCTTGGCCTATCCTGGGCTTGATGTTTTGCTATATTCATTTCGTGCTGTCCCTCGGACCGAGGTTGATGAAGGACAGGAAACCGTTCAACCTGGACAAAGTGATGCAAATATACAACGTCGTACAAATATTAGTGTCAGCATACCTGCTTTACAAG gCACTCACTCTTGCCTGGCTCTGGGAATACAGTTACGTCTGTGAACCCGTCGACTATTCGAAGACACCGAAAGCAATCGAG atcGCAGCGACTGTATGGCTCTACTTCATAGTGAAGTTAATAGACTTGTTGGACACTGTGTTTTTCGTCTTACGGAAAAAGCAGAGCCAAATATCGTTTCTTCACGTTTACCACCACGCCGGAATGGTGATAGGTACATGGGCTGGGGTCAAGTTCCTGCCAGGCGGACACGGAACCTTTTTAG GAGTGGTGAATTCCTTCGTGCACATAATAATGTACTCGCATTACCTCGTAACATCAATGAAGACCAGCAAGCCGTGGTGGAAAAAGCACATAACGCAACTGCAGCTGATACAGTTCGTCATTATACTGTTTCACTTCCTGCAGCTGATGTGGGTTAAGGACTGCGGATACCCAAGGTGGACGGCGTTAATTTTCGTACCGCAAAACCTATTCATGATCGTGCTATTCGGTGACTTTTACTACAAGACTTATGTGAAGAAACCGGCTGCCAAGAAATACCCGGAACAGAACGGCGTCTCGAAGAAAAAGAGCATTCCCAACGACAAGTTCAACTAG